One Salmo trutta chromosome 26, fSalTru1.1, whole genome shotgun sequence DNA window includes the following coding sequences:
- the synrg gene encoding synergin gamma isoform X9, with protein MALRPGSGGGGSFIYPVGGSLGPPQGMMPMQQQQQQQQQGFPGMVQVQMQPNMQGMMGMNFGGQMPPGAMPMQGGMAMGMQAPGMQFMGQPQFMSMRGPGPQYTADMQKQMAEEHQKRLEQQQRMLEEDRKRRQFEEQKQKLRLLSSVKPKGQMGTSRDDALEAIKGNLDGFSRDAKMHPTPSSHPKKPGVGGYPQQEHIQPMVPGWLYNDSLIPEMFKKVLQFTMTPGGIDTAKLYPILMSSGLPREALGQIWASANRTTPGMLTKEELYTVLALIGVAQSGLPAMNVEILSQFPSPPVPNLPALAMAMAPVMQHQHQHQQPMMTQPPVPMSMAMPTPAPAVMGRAPPAAPLPSAQPPTNFITNFPHVQGKADDDDFQDFQEAPRAGGGDQSFTEFQGESGETFPTTTPSLHQNSAPAILTPVSGSSSSSSDKYAVFKQLSVEEPPEPSQPASDFDGDKYSVFRQLEPPGDRKPVGEGFADFKSVSVDDGFTDFKTADSISPLEPPDQAKMFQPAFTPAFPNSQSLPQLQHQLHQQQQPAVSLSQPKNPLNMADLDLFSSMTPSAPTPAEIKPSPFPSVPPSLVLPPGRAKPPGGGAEDFGDFSLFGPTSSSEAAPIGPDVGGGVAASHDDFADFMAFGSSGGEAKGEGLRSGEGRAQGRGETTTAPQRSQQGSDKYDVFKQLSQEGGLAYDDNKHSAGGSFSSLRSEADDFTDFQSSKFCTALGASEKSLVDKVAAFKQGGKEDSASVKSLDLPSIGGSSVGKEDSEDALSVQLDMKLSDMGGDLKHVMSDSSLDLPGLSAHQPPAAEGDDMKFDPFGTSAVSRLASYDWSEREECLSAQGHAKKHLVLDGVGVSSSFPSSDIVHRKETPFGSTENIPIIHTCQTKITTFSTEDSVLTDSKFEAFADFGSCEPVGLGGDEDDDFGDFASTVSEKSDSPAAEPGSEGNLNEASDEFGAFQGDKAKFGKSDFLKASSQTKVKSSEEMIKSELATFDLSVQGSHKRSHSLGEKEIGRSPPSPAPEQPFRDRSSTLSEKKPALPVIRDKYKDLTGEVEESERYAYEWQRCLVSALQVITKANNTLNSISSSTVCTEVIQSAQGMEYLLGVVEVYRVTKRVELGIKATAVCSEKLQQLLKDISRVWNNLMGFMSLANLAPDESSLDFSSCILRHGIKNAKELACGVCLLNVDSRSKAFNSETDNFKLLYGGHQYHASCANFWINCVEPKPPGLILPDLL; from the exons TTTTATTTATCCTGTTGGAGGGAGCCTGGGTCCGCCACAAG GTATGATGCCcatgcagcaacagcagcagcagcaacaacagggaTTCCCTGGTATGGTTCAAGTTCAAATGCAGCCCAACATGCAAGGAATGATGGGAATGAACTTCGGAGGCCAGATGCCTCCTGGTGCCATGCCTATGCAG GGTGGGATGGCCATGGGGATGCAGGCCCCTGGGATGCAGTTCATGGGCCAGCCACAGTTCATGAGCATGAGGGGCCCCGGGCCCCAGTACACTGCCGACATGCAGAAACAGATGGCCGAGGAACACCA GAAGcgtctggagcagcagcagcggatgctggaggaggacaggaagaggaggcagTTTGAGGAGCAGAAACAGAAGCTGAGGCTGCTGAGCAGTGTCAAACCCAAG GGACAGATGGGGACGAGTCGGGACGACGCGCTGGAGGCCATCAAAGGCAACCTGGACGGGTTCAGCAGAGACGCCAAGATGCACCCCACGCCATCCTCACACCCCAAGAAGCCAG GTGTTGGTGGTTACCCTCAACAAGAGCACATCCAGCCCATGGTACCAGGCTGGCTCTACAACGACAGCCTCATCCCAG AGATGTTCAAAAAGGTCCTGCAGTTCACCATGACTCCGGGGGGCATCGACACAGCCAAGCTCTACCCCATCTTGATGTCATCAGGCCTGCCCAGGGAAGCACTGGGCCAGATCTGGGCCTCAGCCAATCGCACCACGCCTGGCATGCTGACCAAGGAGGAGCTCTACACAGTCCTGGCTCTGATTGGTGTGGCACAG AGTGGTCTTCCAGCCATGAATGTGGAGATCCTGAGCCAGTTCCCCTCTCCCCCGGTGCCCAACCTGCCTGCCCTGGCCATGGCTATGGCCCCTGTCATGCAGCACCAGCACCAACACCAGCAGCCCATGATGACTCAGCCCCCTGTCCCTATGTCCATGGCCATGCCTACACCAGCACCAGCAGTCATGGGCAgggctcctcctgctgctcctttaCCCTCCGCCCAACCACCCACCAACTTCATCACCAACTTCCCACATGTGCAG GGGAAAGCAGACGATGATGACTTCCAGGACTTCCAGGAGGCCCCCAGGGCAGGAGGAGGTGACCAGTCCTTCACTGAGTTCCAGGGGGAGTCAGGGGAAACCTTCCCCACCACCACACCCTCTCTGCACCAGAACAG TGCTCCTGCCATTCTGACTCCGGTCTCTGgctcctcctcgtcatcctctgaTAAGTATGCTGTTTTCAAGCAGCTCTCTGTGGAGGAGCCTCCAGAGCCCTCTCAGCCTGCCTCAG ATTTTGACGGAGACAAATACAGTGTGTTCCGACAGCTAGAGCCACCAGGTGACAGGAAACCAGTTG GGGAAGGATTTGCCGATTTCAAGTCTGTCAGTGTGGATGATGGCTTCACAGACTTTAAAACCGCCGACAGCATCTCTCCACTAGAACCTCCAGACCAGGCCAAGATGTTTCAGCCAGCCTTCACTCCTGCTTTCCCTAACTCTCAGTCTCTACCACAACTACAACACCAgctacatcaacaacaacaaccagcagtgtctctctctcagcctaAAAACCCTCTCAACATGGCTGACCTGGATCTCTTCTCCTCTATGACTCCCTCAGCCCCCACCCCTGCTGAGATCAAGCCCAGTCCCTTCCCCTCTGTGCCCCCCTCCCTAGTGCTCCCACCAGGCAGGGCCAAGCCCCCCGGGGGCGGGGCCGAGGACTTTGGTGACTTTTCCCTTTTTGGCCCCACCTCCTCTTCTGAGGCTGCTCCTATTGGCCCTGATGTGGGAGGGGGTGTGGCAGCGTCTCATGATGACTTTGCAGACTTCATGGCTTTCGGCAGCTCTGGGGGGGAGGCCAAGGGTGAGGGGTTGAGGTCTGGAGAGGGGAGggcacaggggagaggagagaccacCACCGCTCCACAGCGCTCCCAGCAGGGCTCTGACAAGTATGACGTGTTTAAGCAGCTGTCTCAGGAAGGAGGCCTGGCATACGACGACAACAAGCACAGCGCCGGCGGCTCATTCTCTTCCCTTAGGAGCGAAGCAGATGACTTCACCGACTTCCAGTCGTCCAAGTTCTGCACAGCGCTGGGGGCCTCGGAAAAGAGCCTGGTGGACAAGGTGGCAGCCTTCAAACAAGGAGGCAAGGAGGACTCGGCTTCAGTCAAGTCCCTAGACCTCCCATCCATCGGGGGCAGCAGCGTGGGCAAGGAGGACTCTGAGGACGCTCTGTCAGTGCAGCTGGACATGAAGCTGTCGGACATGGGCGGAGACCTGAAGCACGTGATGTCAGACAGCTCTCTGGATCTGCCGGGCCTCTCGGCCCACCAACCCCCCGCCGCAG AAGGAGACGACATGAAGTTTGACCCCTTCGGAACATCAGCAGTCAGCAGGCTGGCCAGCTATGATTGGTCAGAAAGAGAGGAATGCCTGTCTGCTCAGGGTCATGCCAAAAAGCATCTGGTCCTGGACGGTGTTGGTGTTTCCtcctctttcccttcctcagaCATAGTCCACAGGAAGGAGACGCCGTTCGGCAGCACAGAGAACATCCCCATCATACACACCTGCCAGACGAAGATCACCACCTTCTCAACAGAGGATAGTGTGTTGACCGACAGCAAGTTTGAGGCCTTTGCTGACTTTGGATCTTGTGAGCCGGTAGGTTTGGGTGGGGACGAGGATGATGACTTTGGGGACTTTGCCAGCACTGTGTCGGAGAAGTCAGACTCCCCCGCGGCCGAGCCGGGCTCCGAGGGGAACCTGAATGAGGCCTCAGATGAGTTCGGCGCCTTTCAGGGGGACAAAGCCAAGTTTGGGAAGTCAGACTTTCTGAAGGCCAGCTCTCAGACCAAGGTCAAGTCCAGTGAAGAGATGATCAAGAGCGAACTCGCCACCTTTGACCTCTCCGTACAAG GCTCCCACAAGCGTAGCCACAGTTTGGGGGAGAAGGAGATTGGGCGCTCGCCCCCCTCCCCAGCCCCAGAGCAGCCCTTCAGAGACCGCTCCAGCACCCTGAGTGAGAAGAAACCTGCCCTGCCCGTCATCAGAGACAAGTACAAGGACCTGACTGGGGAGGTGGAG GAGAGTGAGCGCTATGCATATGAGTGGCAGAGGTGTCTGGTGAGTGCTCTACAG GTCATCACTAAAGCCAACAACACCCTGAACAGCATCAGCAGCTCTACTGTTTGCACTGAGGTCATCCAGTCTGCTCAGGGCATGGAGTACCTGctgg gtgtggtggaggtgtacCGCGTGACCAAGCGTGTGGAGCTGGGGATCAAGGCCACGGCCGTGTGTTCTGAGAAGCTGCAGCAGCTGCTGAAGGACATCAGCCGCGTCTGGAACAACCTCATGGGCTTCATGTCCCTGGCCAACCTGGCG CCTGATGAGAGCTCGCTGGACTTCTCCTCCTGTATCCTGAGACACGGCATCAAGAACGCCAAGGAGCTGGCCTGTGGGGTGTGCCTGCTTAACGTGGACTCACGCAGCAag GCTTTCAACTCAGAGACGGACAACTTCAAGCTGCTGTACGGGGGCCACCAGTACCACGCCAGCTGTGCCAATTTTTGGATTAACTGCGTGGAGCCCAAACCACCGGGCCTCATTCTGCCCGACTTGCTCTGA
- the synrg gene encoding synergin gamma isoform X6 — translation MALRPGSGGGGSFIYPVGGSLGPPQGMMPMQQQQQQQQQGFPGMVQVQMQPNMQGMMGMNFGGQMPPGAMPMQGGMAMGMQAPGMQFMGQPQFMSMRGPGPQYTADMQKQMAEEHQKRLEQQQRMLEEDRKRRQFEEQKQKLRLLSSVKPKGQMGTSRDDALEAIKGNLDGFSRDAKMHPTPSSHPKKPDSSPSHSSVTSHSLPPAFPDDEFSDFMQGPLDASSSFPPSQAHPHSLDPGPCQRPSSAPFPQSLPASMSILTATQHSTVNSSSPSAFQGVGGYPQQEHIQPMVPGWLYNDSLIPEMFKKVLQFTMTPGGIDTAKLYPILMSSGLPREALGQIWASANRTTPGMLTKEELYTVLALIGVAQSGLPAMNVEILSQFPSPPVPNLPALAMAMAPVMQHQHQHQQPMMTQPPVPMSMAMPTPAPAVMGRAPPAAPLPSAQPPTNFITNFPHVQGKADDDDFQDFQEAPRAGGGDQSFTEFQGESGETFPTTTPSLHQNSAPAILTPVSGSSSSSSDKYAVFKQLSVEEPPEPSQPASDFDGDKYSVFRQLEPPGDRKPVGEGFADFKSVSVDDGFTDFKTADSISPLEPPDQAKMFQPAFTPAFPNSQSLPQLQHQLHQQQQPAVSLSQPKNPLNMADLDLFSSMTPSAPTPAEIKPSPFPSVPPSLVLPPGRAKPPGGGAEDFGDFSLFGPTSSSEAAPIGPDVGGGVAASHDDFADFMAFGSSGGEAKGEGLRSGEGRAQGRGETTTAPQRSQQGSDKYDVFKQLSQEGGLAYDDNKHSAGGSFSSLRSEADDFTDFQSSKFCTALGASEKSLVDKVAAFKQGGKEDSASVKSLDLPSIGGSSVGKEDSEDALSVQLDMKLSDMGGDLKHVMSDSSLDLPGLSAHQPPAAEGDDMKFDPFGTSAVSRLASYDWSEREECLSAQGHAKKHLVLDGVGVSSSFPSSDIVHRKETPFGSTENIPIIHTCQTKITTFSTEDSVLTDSKFEAFADFGSCEPVGLGGDEDDDFGDFASTVSEKSDSPAAEPGSEGNLNEASDEFGAFQGDKAKFGKSDFLKASSQTKVKSSEEMIKSELATFDLSVQGSHKRSHSLGEKEIGRSPPSPAPEQPFRDRSSTLSEKKPALPVIRDKYKDLTGEVEESERYAYEWQRCLVSALQVITKANNTLNSISSSTVCTEVIQSAQGMEYLLGVVEVYRVTKRVELGIKATAVCSEKLQQLLKDISRVWNNLMGFMSLANLAPDESSLDFSSCILRHGIKNAKELACGVCLLNVDSRSKSKEETTIGRLFKRALAKDHDKRLRAFNSETDNFKLLYGGHQYHASCANFWINCVEPKPPGLILPDLL, via the exons TTTTATTTATCCTGTTGGAGGGAGCCTGGGTCCGCCACAAG GTATGATGCCcatgcagcaacagcagcagcagcaacaacagggaTTCCCTGGTATGGTTCAAGTTCAAATGCAGCCCAACATGCAAGGAATGATGGGAATGAACTTCGGAGGCCAGATGCCTCCTGGTGCCATGCCTATGCAG GGTGGGATGGCCATGGGGATGCAGGCCCCTGGGATGCAGTTCATGGGCCAGCCACAGTTCATGAGCATGAGGGGCCCCGGGCCCCAGTACACTGCCGACATGCAGAAACAGATGGCCGAGGAACACCA GAAGcgtctggagcagcagcagcggatgctggaggaggacaggaagaggaggcagTTTGAGGAGCAGAAACAGAAGCTGAGGCTGCTGAGCAGTGTCAAACCCAAG GGACAGATGGGGACGAGTCGGGACGACGCGCTGGAGGCCATCAAAGGCAACCTGGACGGGTTCAGCAGAGACGCCAAGATGCACCCCACGCCATCCTCACACCCCAAGAAGCCAG ACTCATCGCCATCTCACTCTTCTGTcacctctcactccctcccccctGCTTTCCCCGATGACGAGTTTAGTGACTTTATGCAGGGTCCCTTAGAtgcctcttcctccttccccccctcccaGGCCCATCCCCATTCTTTAGACCCAGGTCCTTGTCAGAGACCCTCCTCTGCCCCCTTCCCCCAGTCCCTCCCTGCCTCTATGTCCATTCTTACTGCCACCCAACACTCTACTGTCAACTCCAGCTCCCCATCTGCATTTCAAG GTGTTGGTGGTTACCCTCAACAAGAGCACATCCAGCCCATGGTACCAGGCTGGCTCTACAACGACAGCCTCATCCCAG AGATGTTCAAAAAGGTCCTGCAGTTCACCATGACTCCGGGGGGCATCGACACAGCCAAGCTCTACCCCATCTTGATGTCATCAGGCCTGCCCAGGGAAGCACTGGGCCAGATCTGGGCCTCAGCCAATCGCACCACGCCTGGCATGCTGACCAAGGAGGAGCTCTACACAGTCCTGGCTCTGATTGGTGTGGCACAG AGTGGTCTTCCAGCCATGAATGTGGAGATCCTGAGCCAGTTCCCCTCTCCCCCGGTGCCCAACCTGCCTGCCCTGGCCATGGCTATGGCCCCTGTCATGCAGCACCAGCACCAACACCAGCAGCCCATGATGACTCAGCCCCCTGTCCCTATGTCCATGGCCATGCCTACACCAGCACCAGCAGTCATGGGCAgggctcctcctgctgctcctttaCCCTCCGCCCAACCACCCACCAACTTCATCACCAACTTCCCACATGTGCAG GGGAAAGCAGACGATGATGACTTCCAGGACTTCCAGGAGGCCCCCAGGGCAGGAGGAGGTGACCAGTCCTTCACTGAGTTCCAGGGGGAGTCAGGGGAAACCTTCCCCACCACCACACCCTCTCTGCACCAGAACAG TGCTCCTGCCATTCTGACTCCGGTCTCTGgctcctcctcgtcatcctctgaTAAGTATGCTGTTTTCAAGCAGCTCTCTGTGGAGGAGCCTCCAGAGCCCTCTCAGCCTGCCTCAG ATTTTGACGGAGACAAATACAGTGTGTTCCGACAGCTAGAGCCACCAGGTGACAGGAAACCAGTTG GGGAAGGATTTGCCGATTTCAAGTCTGTCAGTGTGGATGATGGCTTCACAGACTTTAAAACCGCCGACAGCATCTCTCCACTAGAACCTCCAGACCAGGCCAAGATGTTTCAGCCAGCCTTCACTCCTGCTTTCCCTAACTCTCAGTCTCTACCACAACTACAACACCAgctacatcaacaacaacaaccagcagtgtctctctctcagcctaAAAACCCTCTCAACATGGCTGACCTGGATCTCTTCTCCTCTATGACTCCCTCAGCCCCCACCCCTGCTGAGATCAAGCCCAGTCCCTTCCCCTCTGTGCCCCCCTCCCTAGTGCTCCCACCAGGCAGGGCCAAGCCCCCCGGGGGCGGGGCCGAGGACTTTGGTGACTTTTCCCTTTTTGGCCCCACCTCCTCTTCTGAGGCTGCTCCTATTGGCCCTGATGTGGGAGGGGGTGTGGCAGCGTCTCATGATGACTTTGCAGACTTCATGGCTTTCGGCAGCTCTGGGGGGGAGGCCAAGGGTGAGGGGTTGAGGTCTGGAGAGGGGAGggcacaggggagaggagagaccacCACCGCTCCACAGCGCTCCCAGCAGGGCTCTGACAAGTATGACGTGTTTAAGCAGCTGTCTCAGGAAGGAGGCCTGGCATACGACGACAACAAGCACAGCGCCGGCGGCTCATTCTCTTCCCTTAGGAGCGAAGCAGATGACTTCACCGACTTCCAGTCGTCCAAGTTCTGCACAGCGCTGGGGGCCTCGGAAAAGAGCCTGGTGGACAAGGTGGCAGCCTTCAAACAAGGAGGCAAGGAGGACTCGGCTTCAGTCAAGTCCCTAGACCTCCCATCCATCGGGGGCAGCAGCGTGGGCAAGGAGGACTCTGAGGACGCTCTGTCAGTGCAGCTGGACATGAAGCTGTCGGACATGGGCGGAGACCTGAAGCACGTGATGTCAGACAGCTCTCTGGATCTGCCGGGCCTCTCGGCCCACCAACCCCCCGCCGCAG AAGGAGACGACATGAAGTTTGACCCCTTCGGAACATCAGCAGTCAGCAGGCTGGCCAGCTATGATTGGTCAGAAAGAGAGGAATGCCTGTCTGCTCAGGGTCATGCCAAAAAGCATCTGGTCCTGGACGGTGTTGGTGTTTCCtcctctttcccttcctcagaCATAGTCCACAGGAAGGAGACGCCGTTCGGCAGCACAGAGAACATCCCCATCATACACACCTGCCAGACGAAGATCACCACCTTCTCAACAGAGGATAGTGTGTTGACCGACAGCAAGTTTGAGGCCTTTGCTGACTTTGGATCTTGTGAGCCGGTAGGTTTGGGTGGGGACGAGGATGATGACTTTGGGGACTTTGCCAGCACTGTGTCGGAGAAGTCAGACTCCCCCGCGGCCGAGCCGGGCTCCGAGGGGAACCTGAATGAGGCCTCAGATGAGTTCGGCGCCTTTCAGGGGGACAAAGCCAAGTTTGGGAAGTCAGACTTTCTGAAGGCCAGCTCTCAGACCAAGGTCAAGTCCAGTGAAGAGATGATCAAGAGCGAACTCGCCACCTTTGACCTCTCCGTACAAG GCTCCCACAAGCGTAGCCACAGTTTGGGGGAGAAGGAGATTGGGCGCTCGCCCCCCTCCCCAGCCCCAGAGCAGCCCTTCAGAGACCGCTCCAGCACCCTGAGTGAGAAGAAACCTGCCCTGCCCGTCATCAGAGACAAGTACAAGGACCTGACTGGGGAGGTGGAG GAGAGTGAGCGCTATGCATATGAGTGGCAGAGGTGTCTGGTGAGTGCTCTACAG GTCATCACTAAAGCCAACAACACCCTGAACAGCATCAGCAGCTCTACTGTTTGCACTGAGGTCATCCAGTCTGCTCAGGGCATGGAGTACCTGctgg gtgtggtggaggtgtacCGCGTGACCAAGCGTGTGGAGCTGGGGATCAAGGCCACGGCCGTGTGTTCTGAGAAGCTGCAGCAGCTGCTGAAGGACATCAGCCGCGTCTGGAACAACCTCATGGGCTTCATGTCCCTGGCCAACCTGGCG CCTGATGAGAGCTCGCTGGACTTCTCCTCCTGTATCCTGAGACACGGCATCAAGAACGCCAAGGAGCTGGCCTGTGGGGTGTGCCTGCTTAACGTGGACTCACGCAGCAag AGCAAAGAAGAGACAACTATTGGACGTCTGTTTAAAAGA GCACTGGCTAAAGACCATGACAAGAGGTTAAGG GCTTTCAACTCAGAGACGGACAACTTCAAGCTGCTGTACGGGGGCCACCAGTACCACGCCAGCTGTGCCAATTTTTGGATTAACTGCGTGGAGCCCAAACCACCGGGCCTCATTCTGCCCGACTTGCTCTGA